One window of the Camelina sativa cultivar DH55 chromosome 1, Cs, whole genome shotgun sequence genome contains the following:
- the LOC104701292 gene encoding 18.5 kDa class IV heat shock protein-like, which translates to MIYIAKLPLLSRVETKKMSIVPINERRRLSPGERIYELMNTFLDFSSSPPLSLSHHFPSLSTVETQLNWTETPTAHVFKAYLPGLSQDEAIVFVDDEGYLQICTGDNKFMSRFKLPNNALTDQVTAWMEDGYLVVFVAKDGSSSPSQLPEIEENRNVRVVEITGDDD; encoded by the coding sequence ATGATTTATATAGCGAAGCTTCCGTTGCTTTCTAGAGTAGAGACAAAGAAGATGTCAATAGTTCCCATCAACGAACGCCGGAGACTATCTCCAGGCGAGAGAATCTATGAACTCATGAACACCTTTCTTGATTTCTCATCATCaccacctctctctctttctcaccacTTCCCTTCGCTTTCGACCGTCGAGACGCAGCTCAACTGGACGGAGACTCCAACAGCTCACGTTTTCAAAGCGTATCTTCCTGGACTGAGTCAAGACGAAGCGATTGTGTTCGTGGACGACGAAGGATATCTTCAGATATGTACTGGTGACAACAAGTTTATGAGTAGATTTAAGCTTCCTAACAACGCCTTGACGGATCAGGTGACGGCGTGGATGGAAGATGGGTATCTCGTCGTGTTCGTCGCGAAAGATGGCTCTTCTTCGCCATCACAGCTGCCGGAGATTGAGGAGAATCGTAACGTGAGAGTCGTGGAGATCACCGGCGATGATGattga
- the LOC109132202 gene encoding uncharacterized protein LOC109132202, with amino-acid sequence MEATKERMESEDKKRGVSHVTSEAGKAQDNTTVRAIIRESIVEGTGACSDNDNVKDGGNGTGKPDDILVFSRTVRKIDSSLE; translated from the coding sequence atggaggCAACGAAAGAGAGAATGGAAAGCGAAGATAAGAAGAGAGGCGTGAGTCACGTCACCAGTGAGGCAGGAAAGGCTCAAGACAACACGACGGTGAGAGCCATCATTCGCGAATCTATAGTGGAAGGCACAGGTGCCTGCAGCGACAATGACAATGTCAAAGACGGCGGCAATGGCACTGGCAAGCCGGATGATATTCTTGTTTTCTCAAGAACTGTACGGAAGATCGATTCATCGCTTGAATAG
- the LOC104701312 gene encoding plant intracellular Ras-group-related LRR protein 6-like, which yields MICDEAYHHQQPQIQKEQMMTMMMMDQRNTNHHQRKRSPLSSPSSPSSPSSPRSPSFNKIIDNEEERLEVVNLSGMALESLPNPSLNLAQICKLDLSNNNLQTIPESLTARLLNLIALDVHSNQIKALPNSIGCLSKLKTLNVSGNFLVTLPKSIQHCRSLEELNANFNKLIRLPDSIGFELTNLRKLSVNSNKLISLPVSITHLTSLRVLDARLNCLMILPDDLENLINLEILNVSQNFQYLSALPSSIGLLMNLIELDVSYNKITALPESIGCMRRLRKLSVEGNPLVSPPVEVMEQNLQVVREYLTHKLNGGSPKSPG from the exons ATGATATGCGATGAGGCATATCATCATCAGCAACCGCAAATACAAAAGGAACaaatgatgacgatgatgatgatggatcaaCGTAATACTAATCATCATCAACGGAAGAGATCACCATTATCGTCGCCATCATCTccatcatctccatcatcacCTAGATCACCATCgttcaataaaattattgatAATGAGGAAGAGAGGCTAGAGGTTGTGAATCTGAGTGGGATGGCATTGGAGTCTCTACCCAATCCTTCACTCAATTTAGCTCAGATTTGCAAGCTTGATCTCTCCAACAATAATCTCCAG ACGATACCAGAATCACTTACAGCGAGACTACTCAACTTGATAGCATTAGATGTTCACTCGAATCAGATCAAAGCTCTGCCAAACTCCATTGGTTGTCTCTCCAAGCTCAAGACTCTCAATGTTTCCGGCAACTTTCTTGTTACCCTTCCCAAATCTATCCAACATTGCAG GTCTTTggaagaactaaatgcaaactTCAACAAACTCATCAGACTACCGGACTCCATTGGATTTGAACTCACCAATCTAAGGAAGCTCTCTGTCAACTCCAACAAGCTCATTAGCCTCCCAGTCTCCATTACTCACCTCACCTCTCTCCGTGTCCTCGATGCTCGTCTCAACTGCCTCATGATTCTACCGGATGATCTCGAGAATCTCATCAACCTCGAGATCCTCAATGTCAGCCAGAATTTCCAGTACCTCTCCGCTCTCCCATCTTCCATTGGCCTTTTAATGAACCTCATTGAGCTCGATGTTAGCTACAACAAGATCACTGCCCTGCCTGAATCCATTGGCTGCATGAGACGGTTAAGAAAACTTAGTGTTGAAGGAAACCCGCTTGTGTCCCCGCCCGTCGAGGTGATGGAGCAGAATTTGCAGGTGGTCAGAGAGTATCTGACACACAAGCTGAACGGTGGCTCACCAAAAAGTCCCGGCTAA
- the LOC104701302 gene encoding oligosaccharyltransferase complex subunit ostc-like, protein MAPRSDSQTVATGSGVSDGSDQSSIDPIFHLLRILPFSFLRPPRLRLKIPSFTLPSPMTVYALILLTYFLVVSGFVYDVIVEPPGIGSTQDPVTGTIRPVVFMSGRVNGQYIIEGLSSGFMFVLGGIGIVMLDLALDKNKAKSVKASYAVAGVSSIVIGYVMSFWRKQTTGREHSRIPRRSKTVNGTVLRHDEPFSLLSVPAS, encoded by the exons ATGGCTCCAAGATCCGATTCACAAACCGTAGCAACCGGCTCCGGTGTATCGGACGGTTCAGATCAATCCTCAATCGATCCTATATTCCATCTTCTCCGAATCCTCCCGTTCTCATTCCTCCGACCACCACGTCTCCGTCTCAAGATCCCATCCTTCACGCTTCCTTCTCCGATGACTGTATACGCTCTGATCCTCCTCACGTACTTCCTCGTCGTATCAGGTTTCGTCTACGACGTCATTGTCGAGCCTCCGGGTATCGGATCGACTCAGGATCCGGTCACTGGAACTATTCGACCCGTGGTGTTTATGTCGGGTCGGGTTAACGGGCAATACATTATTGAAGGTCTGTCATCTGGGTTCATGTTCGTTCTCGGTGGGATTGGTATCGTCATGCTTGATTTAGCTCTTGATAAGAACAAAGCCAAGAGTGTGAAAGCTTCTTATGCTGTTGCTGGAGTCTCCTCGATTGTGATCGGTTATGTCATGA GTTTTTGGAGAAAACAGACGACGGGGAGAGAACATTCCAGAATACCTAGGCGAAGCAAGACTGTCAATGGAACGGTACTCAGGCATGATGAacccttctctctcctctctgtTCCAGCTTCTTGA
- the LOC109128812 gene encoding uncharacterized protein LOC109128812, whose amino-acid sequence MLLGVVSLYVDDLIYTGNSTVMLEEFKVSMMSEFSMTDLGKMKYFLGVEVVQDEKGIFISQKKYAEETLRKYGMEECNAVKNPMVPGNKLSREGAGEEVNPTTFKQLVRSLRYLTATRPDLIYSVNLVSRYMERPNEQHMATAKRILRYVQGTRDFGIQYKYGGEQKLVGYVDSDYAGDVDDFKSTFEYVFMLGGGAVSWVSKKQPIVTLSTTEAEFVSVAYGACHAVWLRNIMAEIGSEQKEGTTMFCDNSSAIKLSKNPVLHGRSKHIHVRFHYLRELVNDGVIQLDYCSTHDQISDIMTKAVKLEAFEKLKNRMGVGAKEV is encoded by the coding sequence ATGCTACTTGGTGTGGTAAGTCTTTATGTCGATGATCTCATCTACACAGGAAACTCAACAGTGATGCTGGAAGAGTTTAAAGTCTCCATGATGAGTGAGTTCTCTATGACTGATCTGGGCAAGATGAAGTACTTTCTGGGAGTGGAGGTTGTTCAGGATGAGAAAGGCATCTTCATAAGTCAAAAGAAATATGCAGAAGAAACACTAAGGAAATATGGAATGGAGGAGTGTAATGCTGTTAAAAATCCGATGGTACCGGGCAACAAGTTGTCAAGAGAAGGAGCTGGAGAAGAGGTGAATCCAACAACATTTAAGCAACTCGTTAGGAGTCTGAGGTACCTCACTGCTACTAGGCCTGATTTAATTTATTCAGTGAATTTGGTCAGTAGATATATGGAGAGACCAAATGAGCAACATATGGCGACTGCAAAGAGGATCTTGAGGTATGTTCAGGGAACTCGAGATTTTGGAATTCAATACAAGTACGGTGGAGAGCAGAAACTGGTCGGGTATGTAGACAGTGACTATGCAGGGGATGTGGATGATTTCAAAAGCACTTTTGAATATGTGTTTATGCTGGGTGGAGGTGCAGTTTCGTGGGTCTCAAAGAAGCAACCGATTGTCACTCTATCTACGACTGAAGCAGAGTTTGTTTCTGTAGCTTATGGAGCTTGTCATGCAGTATGGCTCAGGAACATTATGGCTGAAATTGGTTCTGAACAAAAGGAAGGTACTACTATGTTCTGCGATAACAGTTCTGCAATCAAACTGTCTAAGAATCCTGTGCTACATGGGAGAAGCAAGCACATTCATGTCAGGTTTCATTACTTAAGAGAATTGGTGAACGATGGAGTGATTCAGCTCGACTACTGCAGTACACATGATCAGATATCAGACATAATGACAAAGGCAGTAAAGCTAGAAGCATTTGAGAAACTCAAGAACAGGATGGGTGTTGGCGCAAAGGAAGTATAA
- the LOC104710704 gene encoding uncharacterized protein LOC104710704, translating into MRTALTSRKNFGFLDGTIERPQADSPDLEDWWTIQALLVSWIKMTTDPVLHTTISHCDVAKDLWDYLKKWFAVMNGSRIQQIKAELACCKQRGLAIEAYYGKLNRIWDSLAAYRPIKTCRCGLCTCDLGAAHEADREEDKVHQFLCGLDDPYKAVRSSLVARVPVQPLEEVYNIVRQEEDLSVSGEERHEVISFAVNTKPRFRLEDKEKNVLCKLCNRSGHVADNCFAVIGYPEWWGDRPNSRSLQGKGHGGANSSGGRGRGNHVTYANRVVVPAIEQATQEQVNHVITDQDRDGVNGLNDQQWRALKSILNAGKENTTEKVSGKSSFPSWIMDSGASHHLTGRFETLSNVRDMPPVLIIMADGREQVSLKEGSIRLGSNLILKSVYYVEKLQSDLIFVAQLMDENRCVVQLADTFLVVQDRASRMVIGAGNRVGGTFHFCSIETVAAVTTNEEKEYEMWHNRMGHPSAKIVGLLPCFSNSTSVSSMNKV; encoded by the coding sequence ATGAGAACAGCGTTGACATCTCGAAAGAATTTTGGCTTCTTAGATGGGACAATTGAACGACCACAAGCAGACTCACCTGATTTGGAGGATTGGTGGACAATCCAAGCTCTACTCGTATCTTGGATTAAGATGACCACTGATCCAGTGCTACATACAACAATCTCTCACTGTGATGTAGCAAAAGATCTTTGGGATTACTTGAAAAAGTGGTTTGCTGTGATGAATGGGTCAAGAATTCAGCAAATCAAAGCTGAACTGGCTTGTTGCAAGCAAAGAGGGCTAGCGATTGAAGCCTATTATGGAAAACTAAACCGTATCTGGGACAGTCTTGCTGCTTATCGTCCGATCAAGACATGTCGATGTGGTCTTTGCACTTGTGATCTTGGTGCTGCACATGAGGCGGATCGTGAAGAGGACAAAGTTCATCAGTTCTTATGTGGGCTTGATGATCCTTACAAGGCAGTTCGTTCCAGTCTTGTAGCAAGGGTTCCGGTGCAACCTTTGGAGGAGGTGTACAACATTGTACGCCAAGAAGAGGATCTTAGCGTAAGTGGAGAAGAGAGACATGAGGTGATATCTTTTGCGGTAAACACCAAACCAAGATTTCGTCTTGAGGATAAAGAGAAAAATGTGTTGTGCAAGTTATGCAATCGATCGGGTCATGTTGCTGATAATTGCTTTGCTGTCATCGGTTATCCAGAATGGTGGGGAGATCGCCCTAATAGCAGATCACTCCAAGGAAAAGGACATGGTGGTGCAAATTCTAGTGGAGGAAGAGGCAGGGGAAACCATGTCACTTATGCAAACCGTGTGGTTGTCCCTGCTATCGAACAAGCTACTCAAGAACAAGTGAATCATGTGATTACTGATCAAGATCGGGATGGGGTAAACGGCTTGAATGatcaacaatggagagctttGAAGAGCATCCTCAATGCCGGGAAGGAGAACACCACAGAAAAAGTCTCTGGTAAGTCATCCTTTCCTTCTTGGATAATGGATTCAGGTGCTTCTCATCATTTGACAGGACGTTTTGAGACTTTGTCAAATGTTAGAGACATGCCACCTGTGTTGATAATCATGGCTGATGGAAGAGAACAAGTTTCTCTTAAAGAAGGCTCTATACGACTTGGTTCAAACCTCATTTTGAAATCGGTTTATTATGTGGAAAAGTTGCAATCTGATTTGATTTTCGTTGCTCAGCTCATGGATGAGAATAGATGTGTAGTACAGCTAGCTGACACATTTCTTGTGGTCCAGGACCGAGCTTCCAGGATGGTGATTGGAGCTGGTAATAGAGTAGGAGGGACTTTCCACTTTTGCAGTATAGAGACTGTTGCTGCTGTCACGACTAATGAGGAGAAGGAGTATGAGATGTGGCACAATAGGATGGGTCATCCTTCTGCAAAAATAGTAGGACTGCTCCCTTGTTTTTCAAATTCTACTTCTGTTTCTAGTATGAATAAGGTGTGA
- the LOC104701320 gene encoding transmembrane protein 230-like: MAYVDHAFSISDEDLMIGTSYTVSNRPPVKEISLAVALLVFGTLGIVSGFFMAYNRVGGDRGHGIFFIVLGCLLFIPGFYYTRIAYYAYKGYKGFSFSNIPSV; encoded by the exons ATGGCATACGTCGACCATGCGTTCTCGATATCGGACGAAGACCTAATGATTGGGACTTCGTATACCGTCAGTAATCGACCACCGGTGAAAGAGATCTCACTCGCGGTGGCTCTTCTCGTCTTCGGAACCCTGGGAATTGTCTCTGGTTTCTTCATGGCTTATAACCGAGTTGGTGGTGATCGAGGTCACG GGATTTTCTTCATTGTACTCGGATGTCTTCTGTTTATCCCGGGGTTTTACTATACACGGATTGCATATTACGCATACAAAGGATATAAAGGTTTCTCCTTCTCAAACATACCATCCGTTTAA
- the LOC104701323 gene encoding UBP1-associated proteins 1C-like, whose product MVWFQCEDCGESLKKPRLPKHFSMCSATKLSCLDCGNMFAQDSVHYHNQCITEAEKYGPKGLYNFRNSKRNHLDFDINGELFVSPSWFCSLCDANMTCEQDYFAHVSGMRHREKEKEVAEQPTDDKDNLKQQPDLDIYVGLSKHYPWFCSLCNINATSQQTLLSHANGKKHQAKVKRFDAEQQQRQSKQHSTIKKDNSNQQMIEVDINVELSNRPPWFCRLCNTKATSQQTLLSHANWKKHRANVEWFLAEQQQQLETPTVDKKNTIENAYDGDFEPNKVYLPVSSGVANGYSQADKKRKLETFDETENREVIQAEEAKGGGEEKSERNKAKKQDSEREGNQETKPDSDFEYEKEDIKQLLVSYSKEELVNLVYKTAEKGSRLFSAIIESAERDIAQRNIFVRGFGWDTTHENLKAAFESYGEIEECSVVMDKDTGRGKGYGFVLFKTRKGAREALRNPEKRLYNRIVVCNLASKKPSGAGKVQDMVEPVKIDLTQMANQPVKIDLTQMANQSEVTFPGLELPHRYALENMHQQQAMDMYRQNIPFYGHSQLADFDPMYGALPGNQMVAGQPNYCMFGSGMMMNQGSMLPPPNHMGMTGQYFGDSEHAWYQR is encoded by the exons ATGGTGTGGTTTCAGTGCGAAGATTGTGGCGAGAGTCTGAAGAAGCCAAGGCTACCAAAGCACTTCAGTATGTGCAGTGCCACCAAG TTATCTTGCCTTGACTGTGGAAACATGTTTGCGCAAGATAGTGTTCACTATCATAATCAGTGCATCACCGAAGCG GAGAAATATGGTCCAAAGGGGCTATATAATTTCCGCAATTCGAAACGAAATCATCTCGATTTCGATATAAATGGCGAGTTATTCGTGAGTCCTTCTTGGTTTTGTAG CTTATGTGATGCAAATATGACTTGCGAGCAGGATTATTTTGCCCATGTCTCTGGAATGAGACAccgagagaaagaaaaagaggttGCTGAACAACCAACAGATGATAAGGACAACTTAAAACAACAGCCCGACTTAGATATCTATGTTGGTTTATCAAAACACTATCCATGGTTCTGTAG CTTGTGTAACATAAACGCTACAAGCCAGCAGACTTTGTTGTCCCATGCCAATGGGAAGAAACACCAAGCGAAGGTCAAACGGTTTGATGCTGAACAACAGCAACGACAATCAAAACAACATTCCACGATTAAGAAGGACAACTCAAATCAACAGATGATCGAAGTTGATATAAATGTCGAGTTATCCAACCGTCCTCCATGGTTTTGTAG GTTGTGTAACACAAAGGCTACCAGCCAGCAGACTTTGTTATCTCATGCCAATTGGAAGAAACACCGAGCGAATGTTGAATGGTTTCTTgctgaacaacaacaacaattagaAACACCGACGGTGGATAAGAAGAATACAATTGAAAATGCTTATGATGGTGATTTCGAGCCGAATAAAGTATATTTGCCTGTCTCCTCAGGTGTTGCTAATGGATATTCACAGGctgacaaaaagagaaagctaGAGACTTTCGATGAAACAGAGAACAGGGAGGTAATTCAGGCCGAAGAAGCGAAAGGAGGGGGTGAGGAAAAGAGTGAAAGAAATAAAGCCAAAAAGCAAGACAGTGAGAGGGAGGGAAATCAGGAGACTAAGCCAGACTCTGACTTTGAGTATGAAAAGGAAGACATCAAGCAGCTGTTGGTATCTTACTCGAAGGAAGAGCTTGTCAACCTCGTATACAAGACTGCCGAGAAGGGCTCTCGATTGTTCTCTGCCATCATTGAGTCGGCGGAACGTGACATCGCTCAGCGCAATATATTTGTGCGTGGCTTTGGATGGGACACAACGCACGAGAACCTCAAGGCCGCTTTTGAGTCCTATGGGGAGATAGAGGAGTGCTCGGTGGTCATGGACAAGGACACTGGAAGAGGTAAAGGCTACGGGTTTGTGTTGTTCAAGACGCGGAAGGGAGCAAGAGAGGCACTGAGAAATCCAGAGAAGAGGTTGTACAACCGCATAGTGGTATGTAACCTAGCATCAAAGAAGCCGTCTGGGGCTGGAAAGGTGCAAGATATGGTTGAACCGGTGAAGATTGATCTAACTCAGATGGCTAATCAGCCGGTGAAGATTGATCTAACTCAGATGGCTAATCAGAGTGAAGTGACGTTCCCAGGGCTTGAACTGCCTCACCGGTATGCACTCGAGAATATGCACCAGCAACAGGCTATGGACATGTACAGACAGAACATACCCTTTTACGGACACTCTCAGCTTGCTGATTTTGACCCGATGTATGGTGCATTGCCTGGTAATCAAATGGTAGCTGGTCAACCAAACTATTGTATGTTTGGTTCGGGTATGATGATGAACCAGGGATCGATGTTGCCACCACCTAACCATATGGGCATGACAGGGCAATATTTTGGTGATAGCGAACATGCTTGGTATCAGAGGTAG
- the LOC104701332 gene encoding UBP1-associated proteins 1C-like — MVWFQCEDCGENLKKPKLPTHFRMCSATKLSCIDCGEMFGKDSVQGHNQCITEAEKYGPKGQSKSSNGTPAKPKDSSKQQPDFDINVGLSNRYPWFCSICYTKATSQQTLLAHADGKKHRGKAKAFHARQQQSTVDKKDGSENASTGDSEKKQVDIPVPSSGVANGDSHAGKKRKLETLAETSKGEVVQAEEAKGGELKKAKKQDHEKKINWKKLITSALKSNDDKTLKMKKLKKLVLESLVDSSINKSELKAELELKVNSSSRFTVDGKYVKLVAKD, encoded by the exons ATGGTTTGGTTTCAATGCGAGGACTGTGGAGAGAATCTGAAGAAGCCAAAGCTCCCGACTCACTTCAGGATGTGCAGTGCCACAAAG TTATCGTGCATCGATTGTGGAGAAATGTTTGGGAAAGATAGTGTACAAGGACATAACCAATGCATTACTGAAGCT GAGAAGTATGGTCCAAAAGGGCAGTCAAAGTCATCTAATGGCACACCTGCAAAGCCAAAGGACAGCTCCAAGCAACAGCCTGATTTTGATATTAATGTCGGCTTATCAAACCGATATCCATGGTTTTGTAG TATATGTTACACAAAAGCTACTAGCCAGCAGACATTGCTTGCCCATGCGGATGGGAAGAAGCACCGAGGAAAAGCAAAAGCCTTCCATGCTAGACAACAACAATCCACGGTGGATAAGAAGGATGGAAGCGAAAATGCTTCTACTGGTGATTCCGAAAAGAAGCAAGTGGATATACCTGTCCCCTCCTCCGGTGTTGCAAATGGAGACTCGCATGctgggaaaaagagaaagctaGAGACTTTGGCTGAAACAAGTAAAGGTGAGGTAGTTCAAGCCGAAGAAGCAAAAGGAGGTGAACTAAAGAAAGCGAAGAAACAGGACCATGAGAAGAAAATCAATTGGAAGAAGTTGATCACATCGGCTTTGAAGTCT AACGATGATAAAactttgaagatgaagaaactgaaaaagCTCGTTCTAGAATCTCTGGTGGATTCAAGCATAAACAAGTCTGAGCTCAAGGCAGAACTAGAGCTAAAG GTGAACTCGAGCTCTAGATTCACGGTTGACGGGAAGTATGTGAAACTTGTGGCTAAAGATTGA